In Paeniglutamicibacter kerguelensis, one genomic interval encodes:
- a CDS encoding ComEA family DNA-binding protein: MGRHDWAERAAAPNLAQAPGRLRVLVGRSAVIVLVIGALSWISVSIVFNPPPGSPKQIQSVPLAVDGSSVPAEKRTVEQDPSEQSGQSPTTGSEGAGASVVVHVIGAVKKPGVYELPLGSRVLDAVNRAGGLHKNAAPEAINLAAEVIDGQQLRIPLRGERSVPAVQAPDAAAPNAGAPGGMLNINTATSAELEALPGIGPALAKRIIDFRQSNGAFKNLAELDAVSGIGPAMLATLRQKVDFQ, translated from the coding sequence ATGGGCAGACACGATTGGGCGGAACGTGCGGCCGCCCCAAACCTGGCGCAGGCACCGGGTCGCCTACGCGTTCTTGTCGGCAGGTCCGCAGTCATCGTTCTGGTCATCGGTGCGCTGAGCTGGATCTCGGTATCCATCGTTTTCAACCCGCCGCCGGGCAGCCCGAAACAGATCCAATCCGTGCCGTTGGCCGTCGACGGAAGCTCCGTGCCGGCAGAAAAGAGAACCGTCGAACAAGATCCGAGTGAACAAAGCGGGCAATCGCCGACGACCGGAAGCGAGGGTGCCGGTGCCAGCGTCGTCGTCCACGTCATCGGAGCGGTCAAGAAACCGGGCGTGTACGAGTTACCGCTGGGCTCCCGCGTGCTGGACGCGGTCAACCGCGCCGGCGGATTGCACAAGAACGCGGCGCCGGAGGCCATCAACTTGGCGGCCGAAGTCATTGACGGGCAGCAGCTTCGCATTCCGCTCCGTGGCGAGCGCTCAGTTCCCGCGGTCCAAGCGCCCGATGCGGCGGCCCCAAACGCCGGCGCTCCGGGCGGCATGCTGAACATCAACACCGCCACCAGTGCGGAACTTGAAGCGCTGCCCGGCATCGGCCCCGCGCTGGCCAAACGCATCATCGACTTCCGGCAATCCAACGGTGCATTCAAGAACCTCGCCGAACTTGATGCCGTCAGCGGCATCGGTCCGGCAATGCTGGCAACATTGCGCCAAAAGGTGGACTTCCAGTGA
- a CDS encoding DUF2188 domain-containing protein gives MSAEPAEQKTVKPWVYRVMPVEGEDNKKWDLHKVRTSKHTHFHTVKEAVAAAHEEAGTHPAHIVIHALDGHAYREYDLS, from the coding sequence ATGTCCGCAGAACCGGCTGAGCAGAAGACTGTGAAGCCTTGGGTCTATCGCGTGATGCCCGTCGAAGGCGAGGATAACAAGAAGTGGGACCTGCACAAGGTCCGGACCAGCAAGCATACGCACTTCCACACCGTTAAAGAAGCGGTTGCCGCGGCCCACGAGGAAGCCGGCACGCACCCGGCCCACATCGTCATCCACGCCCTTGACGGCCATGCCTACCGCGAGTACGACCTGAGCTGA